Proteins from one Candidatus Bathyarchaeia archaeon genomic window:
- a CDS encoding sulfurtransferase TusA family protein, producing the protein MSSDRFKVEKAGEGLYRLDVRGLVCPYPQLLVMKALSGLSQNDILEVILDNPPSVRDIPPILEGKGYSVNVIRLNSATWKIIIQMRK; encoded by the coding sequence TTGAGTAGTGATAGATTTAAGGTTGAAAAAGCTGGTGAAGGACTATACAGGCTGGATGTACGCGGGTTAGTCTGCCCATACCCGCAGCTTCTAGTTATGAAAGCTCTTAGCGGCCTATCGCAAAACGATATTTTAGAGGTAATCCTTGATAATCCACCATCAGTAAGGGATATACCGCCAATACTTGAGGGAAAAGGCTACAGCGTCAATGTAATAAGATTAAATAGCGCAACATGGAAGATAATTATTCAAATGCGAAAATAA
- a CDS encoding DUF2283 domain-containing protein yields MDLAIKYDSDVDVLVLKIRDGTLANEELLDNDIILGYDKDGKLLYVEVMDASKKGLINTLLDLAKNRKEAAKLILSKIT; encoded by the coding sequence ATGGATCTAGCCATAAAATATGATTCCGATGTAGATGTCCTAGTGCTTAAGATTAGGGATGGAACCCTGGCCAACGAGGAGCTTCTCGACAACGATATTATTCTAGGCTATGATAAGGATGGAAAACTCCTTTATGTTGAGGTGATGGACGCGTCTAAAAAAGGGCTAATAAACACCCTACTCGACTTAGCAAAAAACAGAAAAGAAGCAGCAAAACTAATCCTCTCAAAAATAACCTGA
- a CDS encoding right-handed parallel beta-helix repeat-containing protein — protein MIFYVSPEGRDEWSGKLPEPNEDRTDGPFATITRAKAAVRESKKSGELKGPVVVKIRGGVYWLDEPIMFAPEDSGTEENPVIYQAYEGEVPVISGGYPVSGWRIERLSSGLTAWVAEIPEVKEGGWYFKQLFVNDERRFRPRLPESGFFWIEDVPGKKPEDLSLFDGASVFKCASGDIRQWRNINDVEVIILHYWIEERIPIKSFDEKSNIVELSMKTVFALRDDFKSRFARYYVENVFEALRKPGEWYLDRASGKLYYIPLPGEDAGSSRVVAPRLSHLVKMVGRPERGQYVEHVIFKGLVFRHTEWHYSLSPQAAQSVPGAICLEGARFITIDGCRIEHVGGYGIEVGRGCSRIFITNNIFLDLGAGGIKIGEPSIPAQTYDETGYNVVFNNRIAKGGRVFHSAVGVWVGQSGHNEITHNTIHDFYYTGISVGWTWGYGPTNARCNIVERNHIYDIGHGLLSDMGGIYTLGVQPGTTIRFNLIHDVEAYGYGGWGIYLDEGSSHISVENNIVYNAMSGGFHQHYGRENIIRNNIFVLGREGQIIFSRGEEPPYIAFTFERNIVLSNGSPIFVGGYAEEFSKRNFRSNLNLFYDVSGGQIMFVESNKGRRYGLEEWRNFGYDTYSIVADPKFKDVEKHDFTLKEDSPAFKVGFKPINLEDVGARQHLNASKRY, from the coding sequence GTGATTTTTTATGTCTCTCCGGAAGGGCGGGATGAGTGGTCTGGGAAGCTACCTGAACCTAATGAAGATAGGACGGATGGACCTTTCGCGACGATCACCCGCGCGAAAGCGGCTGTCCGCGAATCTAAGAAGAGCGGGGAACTGAAAGGCCCTGTGGTAGTTAAGATCCGTGGAGGGGTTTACTGGCTGGATGAGCCGATAATGTTCGCCCCGGAAGATTCGGGGACTGAGGAGAATCCAGTTATATATCAAGCCTATGAGGGCGAGGTTCCGGTTATAAGCGGCGGCTACCCTGTAAGCGGTTGGCGAATAGAGAGGTTGAGCAGCGGTTTAACGGCGTGGGTTGCGGAGATCCCTGAGGTTAAGGAGGGAGGATGGTATTTTAAGCAGTTGTTCGTTAATGATGAGCGTAGATTCCGTCCACGTTTACCTGAAAGCGGATTCTTCTGGATAGAAGATGTTCCCGGAAAAAAGCCTGAGGATCTTTCACTTTTTGATGGTGCGAGCGTTTTCAAGTGCGCTTCCGGAGACATTAGACAGTGGAGAAACATTAATGATGTTGAAGTCATTATCCTTCATTACTGGATAGAGGAAAGGATACCAATCAAATCTTTCGATGAGAAGAGCAATATTGTTGAGCTTTCTATGAAAACAGTATTTGCTTTAAGAGACGACTTTAAGTCTAGATTTGCGAGATATTACGTGGAGAACGTCTTTGAGGCGTTGAGAAAGCCCGGCGAATGGTATCTTGACCGTGCGTCCGGAAAACTCTACTATATACCCTTGCCCGGAGAGGATGCCGGCTCCTCAAGAGTAGTGGCTCCAAGGCTCAGCCATCTGGTTAAAATGGTCGGCAGGCCTGAAAGAGGACAATATGTGGAACATGTAATATTTAAGGGTCTAGTTTTCCGGCACACAGAATGGCATTATTCGCTTTCCCCTCAAGCGGCTCAGAGCGTGCCTGGAGCAATTTGTCTGGAGGGCGCCCGCTTCATCACGATAGATGGATGCAGGATAGAGCATGTTGGGGGCTATGGGATAGAGGTTGGGCGTGGATGCAGCAGAATCTTCATTACGAATAATATATTTTTAGATTTAGGCGCTGGGGGAATAAAGATTGGTGAACCGAGTATCCCCGCACAAACCTATGATGAAACAGGATATAACGTCGTTTTCAATAACCGCATCGCTAAGGGTGGACGCGTCTTCCACAGCGCTGTCGGCGTATGGGTTGGTCAGAGCGGACATAATGAGATTACACATAACACCATTCACGACTTTTATTATACTGGTATATCTGTGGGCTGGACCTGGGGCTATGGCCCCACAAACGCGAGATGCAACATAGTGGAGCGCAACCACATTTACGATATTGGTCACGGGTTGCTCAGCGATATGGGGGGCATATACACTTTAGGCGTGCAGCCGGGGACGACTATACGCTTCAACTTGATTCATGATGTTGAAGCATATGGTTACGGTGGCTGGGGAATATATCTGGATGAAGGAAGCTCCCACATATCGGTGGAAAACAATATTGTTTATAACGCTATGAGCGGCGGTTTCCATCAGCATTATGGTCGGGAAAATATAATTCGGAATAACATATTTGTTTTAGGCAGAGAAGGCCAGATAATTTTCAGTAGAGGCGAAGAGCCTCCATACATAGCCTTTACCTTCGAGAGAAACATCGTTTTATCCAATGGATCACCGATCTTCGTCGGAGGCTATGCGGAAGAGTTCTCGAAGCGTAATTTTAGGAGCAATCTGAACTTGTTCTACGATGTTTCAGGAGGGCAAATAATGTTTGTGGAATCCAATAAGGGAAGAAGATATGGCCTAGAGGAGTGGAGGAATTTCGGATACGACACTTATTCTATTGTGGCCGACCCAAAATTCAAGGACGTTGAAAAACATGACTTCACATTAAAGGAGGATAGCCCGGCCTTTAAAGTAGGATTCAAACCAATAAATCTGGAGGATGTGGGCGCGCGCCAGCATTTAAATGCTTCAAAAAGATATTAA
- a CDS encoding creatininase family protein, with product MLLEHMTSLDVKEAAERGLIAILPIGSIEVHGPHMPLGTDSISAFEISRRAAEKEEAVVLPPLYYAYVLENRHFPGTISLTAKTLLTILEEICDEVARNGFKKILIVNGHGGNASLLRVFLRDSQAKKKDYVVYAVIAPWEAYDDLASELSEGRKYGHACEIETSVGLYLFGDHIKMDNVKREAKLGKTGLPKGVETAFDWQAYAVDLYVGDPRYATKEKGRLLVERMVERLAEAIRAIKNDTEVPRLLDEYCRKTYRQ from the coding sequence ATGCTGCTTGAACACATGACAAGTTTAGACGTGAAGGAGGCTGCTGAGAGAGGTCTAATCGCAATATTGCCCATTGGTTCAATTGAAGTTCACGGCCCACACATGCCTTTAGGGACAGATTCAATCTCCGCCTTCGAGATATCCAGGAGGGCGGCTGAGAAAGAGGAGGCTGTAGTTTTGCCGCCGTTATATTATGCCTACGTTCTGGAGAACAGGCATTTTCCGGGAACAATTTCTTTGACGGCTAAAACCCTGCTAACCATTCTGGAAGAAATATGTGATGAGGTTGCGAGAAACGGCTTCAAGAAGATCCTGATCGTTAATGGACATGGCGGAAACGCTTCGCTTCTGAGAGTTTTCCTTAGAGATAGCCAAGCTAAGAAAAAGGATTATGTGGTTTACGCGGTTATTGCGCCTTGGGAAGCATATGACGATTTAGCCAGCGAGCTGAGTGAGGGGAGAAAATACGGCCATGCCTGTGAAATAGAGACGAGCGTCGGGCTTTACCTTTTCGGAGACCACATTAAAATGGATAATGTAAAGAGGGAGGCTAAACTCGGAAAAACTGGGCTGCCTAAAGGGGTTGAGACAGCCTTTGACTGGCAAGCCTACGCAGTCGATCTATATGTTGGCGACCCAAGATACGCCACAAAGGAGAAAGGCAGGTTGCTCGTCGAAAGGATGGTTGAGAGGCTAGCAGAGGCGATAAGGGCGATTAAAAACGATACTGAGGTGCCAAGGCTGCTAGATGAATATTGCCGAAAAACTTATCGCCAGTAA
- a CDS encoding cyclophilin-like fold protein → MEISRIPIKIIVEGLGESRAALIRFLSPRTVDAVVRLLPLEGRAAVWQNEIYLEIPLKIGVEKPRETVKKGDLAYWPLGKAFCIFFGDMRPHTPVNLVGQIADNVEVFSRVRSGMKIRVERQP, encoded by the coding sequence ATGGAAATTTCCAGAATACCGATAAAAATAATCGTTGAAGGGCTTGGCGAGTCTAGGGCGGCTCTGATTCGCTTCCTCTCACCTAGAACTGTCGACGCGGTTGTTAGGCTTCTACCATTAGAGGGGCGGGCTGCGGTATGGCAGAACGAGATATACCTTGAGATCCCGCTAAAAATCGGGGTTGAGAAGCCGAGGGAAACTGTGAAGAAGGGGGATTTAGCCTACTGGCCGCTTGGAAAAGCGTTCTGCATATTCTTCGGAGACATGCGTCCCCACACTCCGGTGAACTTAGTTGGTCAGATTGCAGATAATGTTGAGGTCTTCAGTAGAGTGAGGAGCGGAATGAAAATAAGAGTTGAAAGGCAACCATAG
- a CDS encoding carbohydrate-binding family 9-like protein: MVQKKIICYKTGEKIRIDGFLKERAWRLAAKTENFVDIVSGEQLPLRKWVKVLWDDEYLYVGFHIESPDVWGTVVRQDDIVYNDPDAEIFIDPDGDTLNYYEFEVNALNTRYEVFWARPYYDIERKMWIDASEAGANFSWDLVGIKHAVQIYGTLNFHEDVDRGWSVEVALPWAGMRDLTRGSLPPKPGDVWRINFYCQEFRDWRKKEVDHYIWAPAGVVSCHVPSTWGYIEFSDKTV, encoded by the coding sequence ATGGTTCAGAAGAAGATTATATGCTATAAGACGGGGGAGAAAATAAGGATTGACGGCTTCTTGAAGGAGAGGGCGTGGCGGCTGGCTGCAAAGACAGAGAACTTTGTGGATATAGTTAGCGGTGAGCAGCTCCCATTAAGGAAATGGGTGAAGGTGCTGTGGGATGACGAATACCTTTACGTAGGCTTCCACATAGAGAGCCCAGATGTTTGGGGCACTGTGGTGAGGCAAGACGATATAGTTTACAATGATCCGGATGCTGAGATCTTCATAGATCCCGACGGCGACACCTTAAATTACTATGAGTTCGAGGTGAACGCCTTAAACACTAGGTATGAGGTGTTTTGGGCTAGACCCTACTATGATATTGAGCGAAAAATGTGGATAGACGCGTCGGAGGCTGGGGCTAACTTTAGCTGGGATCTGGTTGGAATAAAGCATGCTGTACAAATTTATGGGACTTTAAACTTTCACGAGGACGTTGATAGAGGCTGGTCGGTTGAAGTTGCGCTTCCATGGGCGGGCATGAGAGACTTAACTAGGGGTTCTCTTCCCCCTAAGCCGGGCGACGTATGGAGAATCAACTTCTACTGTCAAGAGTTTAGAGATTGGCGAAAGAAGGAAGTAGACCACTACATTTGGGCTCCAGCCGGCGTAGTCTCATGCCATGTGCCCTCCACATGGGGCTACATTGAGTTCTCAGACAAAACTGTTTAA